In one Corythoichthys intestinalis isolate RoL2023-P3 chromosome 16, ASM3026506v1, whole genome shotgun sequence genomic region, the following are encoded:
- the gys1 gene encoding glycogen [starch] synthase, muscle isoform X2 — protein MPLARSLSVTSLPGLEEWDEDFDLEDAVLFEIAWEVANKVGGIYTVIQTKARLTSEEWGENYFLVGPYIESNVRTQVELIEPTNPVLKRTIDKMNSSGCKVYFGRWLIEGSPYVVLIDVGFTAWSLDTWKSELWELCDIGVPWFDREANDAVLFGFLTAWLLGEYAAQCEETPHVVAHFHEWLAGLGLVLCRQRQLPIATIFTTHATLLGRYLCAGNVDFYNKLSEFNVDKEAGDRQIYHRYCLERAAAHCAHVFTTVSQITAIEAENLLKRKPDIVTPNGLNVKKFSAVHEFQNLHAQSKNRIQEFVRGHFYGHLDFNLDKCLFLFIAGRYEFSNKGADIFLESLARLNYLLRVNHSDVTVIAFFIMPARTNNFNVETLKGQAVRKQLWDTAQTVKERFGKKLYESLLVGQLPDVSKMLDKEDFTMMKRAIFATQRQCQPPVCTHNMLEDSGDPILNSVRRIGLFNSSADRVKIIFHPEFLSSTSPLLPMDYEEFVRGCHLGVFPSYYEPWGYTPAECTVMGIPSISTNLSGFGCFMEEHIADPSAYGIYILDRRYRGVDESCNQLTSFLFQFCKQSRRQRIIQRNRTERLSDLLDWRYLGRYYVTARHMALAKAFPDTFLYEPHDPTATSGFRYPRPASVPPSPSLSRHSSPHHSDVEDNDEDERYDEDLEAEKDRVNIRQPLTLPFKNKISAVYKANGNSNSVAGEKN, from the exons ATGCCGCTGGCTCGCAGCTTATCCGTGACGTCCCTTCCAGGACTGGAGGAGTGGGATGAGGATTTTGATTTGGAGGACGCTGTACTTTTTGAAATTGCCTGGGAGGTTGCAAACAAAG TCGGAGGTATCTACACAGTCATCCAGACCAAAGCCCGCCTGACGTCAGAGGAATGGGGGGAGAACTATTTCCTAGTTGGCCCTTACATTGAGAGCAACGTACGCACACAGGTGGAGCTCATTGAGCCCACAAACCCTGTGCTCAAGAGAACCATTGACAAGATGAACTCTAGTGGGTGTAAG GTGTACTTTGGCCGTTGGCTCATTGAAGGCAGCCCTTATGTGGTTTTGATCGATGTGGGCTTTACTGCCTGGTCTCTGGACACCTGGAAGAGTGAGCTGTGGGAGCTCTGTGACATCGGCGTTCCGTGGTTCGATCGCGAAGCCAACGACGCCGTGCTGTTTGGCTTTCTCACAGCCTGGCTCCTGGGAGAG TACGCGGCCCAGTGTGAAGAGACGCCGCACGTCGTGGCCCATTTCCACGAGTGGTTGGCCGGCCTGGGCTTGGTGTTGTGCAGACAGAGACAGTTGCCAATAGCAACAATCTTCACCACACACGCTACACTACTTGGGCGCTACCTGTGCGCTGGAAATGTCGACTTCTACAACAAACTTTCAGAG TTCAACGTGGATAAGGAAGCAGGCGACCGACAGATCTACCACCGCTACTGTTTAGAACGAGCAGCTGCCCACTGTGCACACGTCTTCACTACCGTGTCCCAGATCACAGCCATTGAGGCAGAAAACCTTCTAAAAAGGAAACCAG ACATTGTCACTCCCAACGGTCTCAACGTGAAGAAATTCTCAGCCGTGCATGAGTTTCAGAACCTTCATGCACAGAGCAAGAATCGGATTCAGGAGTTTGTCAGGGGACACTTTTACGG ACACCTTGACTTCAACCTGGACAAGTGCTTGTTTCTCTTCATTGCTGGAAGATATGAATTCTCCAATAAAGGAGCGGACATCTTCTTGGAGTCTTTGGCTAGACTTAACTACCTGCTAAGA GTCAACCACAGCGATGTGACCGTCATTGCATTTTTCATCATGCCGGCTCGGACGAACAACTTCAACGTGGAGACCTTAAAGGGTCAAGCAGTCAGGAAGCAACTGTG GGATACTGCTCAAACAGTAAAGGAGCGATTTGGGAAGAAACTTTATGAGTCTCTTCTCGT TGGGCAGTTACCAGATGTGTCAAAGATGCTGGATAAAGAAGACTTCACAATGATGAAGCGTGCAATCTTTGCCACTCAAAGACAGTGCCAGCCTCCGGTCTGCACTCATAACATGCTGGAGGACAGCGGGGATCCCATTCTCAACTCTGTGCGCCGCATCGGCCTTTTCAACAGCTCTGCTGACCGTGTCAAG ATTATATTCCATCCGGAGTTCCTGTCCTCCACCTCACCTCTGCTTCCGATGGATTACGAGGAGTTTGTTAGAGGTTGCCACTTGGGCGTCTTCCCCTCTTACTATGAACCGTGGGGTTACACACCAG ccgaATGCACGGTCATGGGAATTCCATCAATTTCAACAAACCTGTCAGGCTTTGGTTGTTTCATGGAGGAACACATAGCAGATCCCTCAGCATATG GGATTTACATCCTGGACCGTCGATATCGAGGGGTGGACGAATCGTGTAACCAGCTCACTTCCTTTCTGTTCCAATTCTGCAAGCAAAGCCGACGCCAGAGGATAATCCAAAGGAACCGCACGGAGCGTCTAAGCGACCTCCTGGACTGGAGATACCTCGGCAGG TATTATGTAACTGCACGTCACATGGCCTTGGCTAAAGCCTTCCCGGACACCTTCCTGTACGAACCACATGATCCCACTGca ACGTCAGGTTTCCGCTACCCTCGTCCCGCTTCCGTGCCACCATCGCCTTCCCTCTCCCGCCACTCCTCCCCACACCACAGCGACGTCGAGGACAACGACGAAGACGAACGCTACGACGAAGATCTGGAGGCGGAAAAGGACAGAGTGAACATTCGCCAACCCCTTACGCTCCCATTCAAAAACAAGATTTCTGCTGTCTACAAGGCCAACGGCAATTCCAATAGTGTTGCAGGCGAGAAAAACTGA
- the gys1 gene encoding glycogen [starch] synthase, muscle isoform X1: MTFNKKPPPPFPTVSPPSIDCDSWQCVARPLEVQAVGMPLARSLSVTSLPGLEEWDEDFDLEDAVLFEIAWEVANKVGGIYTVIQTKARLTSEEWGENYFLVGPYIESNVRTQVELIEPTNPVLKRTIDKMNSSGCKVYFGRWLIEGSPYVVLIDVGFTAWSLDTWKSELWELCDIGVPWFDREANDAVLFGFLTAWLLGEYAAQCEETPHVVAHFHEWLAGLGLVLCRQRQLPIATIFTTHATLLGRYLCAGNVDFYNKLSEFNVDKEAGDRQIYHRYCLERAAAHCAHVFTTVSQITAIEAENLLKRKPDIVTPNGLNVKKFSAVHEFQNLHAQSKNRIQEFVRGHFYGHLDFNLDKCLFLFIAGRYEFSNKGADIFLESLARLNYLLRVNHSDVTVIAFFIMPARTNNFNVETLKGQAVRKQLWDTAQTVKERFGKKLYESLLVGQLPDVSKMLDKEDFTMMKRAIFATQRQCQPPVCTHNMLEDSGDPILNSVRRIGLFNSSADRVKIIFHPEFLSSTSPLLPMDYEEFVRGCHLGVFPSYYEPWGYTPAECTVMGIPSISTNLSGFGCFMEEHIADPSAYGIYILDRRYRGVDESCNQLTSFLFQFCKQSRRQRIIQRNRTERLSDLLDWRYLGRYYVTARHMALAKAFPDTFLYEPHDPTATSGFRYPRPASVPPSPSLSRHSSPHHSDVEDNDEDERYDEDLEAEKDRVNIRQPLTLPFKNKISAVYKANGNSNSVAGEKN, from the exons ATGACATTTAACAAAAAGCCACCGCCCCCTTTTCCCACTGTTTCTCCCCCTTCTATTGACTGCGACAGCTGGCAATGTGTGGCCCGACCACTTGAAGTTCAAGCCGTAGG AATGCCGCTGGCTCGCAGCTTATCCGTGACGTCCCTTCCAGGACTGGAGGAGTGGGATGAGGATTTTGATTTGGAGGACGCTGTACTTTTTGAAATTGCCTGGGAGGTTGCAAACAAAG TCGGAGGTATCTACACAGTCATCCAGACCAAAGCCCGCCTGACGTCAGAGGAATGGGGGGAGAACTATTTCCTAGTTGGCCCTTACATTGAGAGCAACGTACGCACACAGGTGGAGCTCATTGAGCCCACAAACCCTGTGCTCAAGAGAACCATTGACAAGATGAACTCTAGTGGGTGTAAG GTGTACTTTGGCCGTTGGCTCATTGAAGGCAGCCCTTATGTGGTTTTGATCGATGTGGGCTTTACTGCCTGGTCTCTGGACACCTGGAAGAGTGAGCTGTGGGAGCTCTGTGACATCGGCGTTCCGTGGTTCGATCGCGAAGCCAACGACGCCGTGCTGTTTGGCTTTCTCACAGCCTGGCTCCTGGGAGAG TACGCGGCCCAGTGTGAAGAGACGCCGCACGTCGTGGCCCATTTCCACGAGTGGTTGGCCGGCCTGGGCTTGGTGTTGTGCAGACAGAGACAGTTGCCAATAGCAACAATCTTCACCACACACGCTACACTACTTGGGCGCTACCTGTGCGCTGGAAATGTCGACTTCTACAACAAACTTTCAGAG TTCAACGTGGATAAGGAAGCAGGCGACCGACAGATCTACCACCGCTACTGTTTAGAACGAGCAGCTGCCCACTGTGCACACGTCTTCACTACCGTGTCCCAGATCACAGCCATTGAGGCAGAAAACCTTCTAAAAAGGAAACCAG ACATTGTCACTCCCAACGGTCTCAACGTGAAGAAATTCTCAGCCGTGCATGAGTTTCAGAACCTTCATGCACAGAGCAAGAATCGGATTCAGGAGTTTGTCAGGGGACACTTTTACGG ACACCTTGACTTCAACCTGGACAAGTGCTTGTTTCTCTTCATTGCTGGAAGATATGAATTCTCCAATAAAGGAGCGGACATCTTCTTGGAGTCTTTGGCTAGACTTAACTACCTGCTAAGA GTCAACCACAGCGATGTGACCGTCATTGCATTTTTCATCATGCCGGCTCGGACGAACAACTTCAACGTGGAGACCTTAAAGGGTCAAGCAGTCAGGAAGCAACTGTG GGATACTGCTCAAACAGTAAAGGAGCGATTTGGGAAGAAACTTTATGAGTCTCTTCTCGT TGGGCAGTTACCAGATGTGTCAAAGATGCTGGATAAAGAAGACTTCACAATGATGAAGCGTGCAATCTTTGCCACTCAAAGACAGTGCCAGCCTCCGGTCTGCACTCATAACATGCTGGAGGACAGCGGGGATCCCATTCTCAACTCTGTGCGCCGCATCGGCCTTTTCAACAGCTCTGCTGACCGTGTCAAG ATTATATTCCATCCGGAGTTCCTGTCCTCCACCTCACCTCTGCTTCCGATGGATTACGAGGAGTTTGTTAGAGGTTGCCACTTGGGCGTCTTCCCCTCTTACTATGAACCGTGGGGTTACACACCAG ccgaATGCACGGTCATGGGAATTCCATCAATTTCAACAAACCTGTCAGGCTTTGGTTGTTTCATGGAGGAACACATAGCAGATCCCTCAGCATATG GGATTTACATCCTGGACCGTCGATATCGAGGGGTGGACGAATCGTGTAACCAGCTCACTTCCTTTCTGTTCCAATTCTGCAAGCAAAGCCGACGCCAGAGGATAATCCAAAGGAACCGCACGGAGCGTCTAAGCGACCTCCTGGACTGGAGATACCTCGGCAGG TATTATGTAACTGCACGTCACATGGCCTTGGCTAAAGCCTTCCCGGACACCTTCCTGTACGAACCACATGATCCCACTGca ACGTCAGGTTTCCGCTACCCTCGTCCCGCTTCCGTGCCACCATCGCCTTCCCTCTCCCGCCACTCCTCCCCACACCACAGCGACGTCGAGGACAACGACGAAGACGAACGCTACGACGAAGATCTGGAGGCGGAAAAGGACAGAGTGAACATTCGCCAACCCCTTACGCTCCCATTCAAAAACAAGATTTCTGCTGTCTACAAGGCCAACGGCAATTCCAATAGTGTTGCAGGCGAGAAAAACTGA